ACGGGCTCGCGCCTCGCGTGGGGCCTGAATCTCGATACGGGGCGCGGTCTGCATGGCCTTCCACACCGCGGGCGGCGTCATGCGGTCGCCGATCTTGCTGGACTCAGCCTCCACCACGATGGGCCGAGAGGTGTCGAGCTTGTCGAGCTCCGCCAGCAGACGGCTCTCGAACAGCTTCTGGCTCGGCTGGGGCCGCCCGGCCACGGCGCCGAACAGGGAACCGCGATGGGAAGCCAAGCCTTCCAGGTCCAGGGTCTGCACGCCCTGCTCCATCAGGCGCGCCAGGATCTCGGTCTTCGCCGACCCCGTATGGCCATCCAGCAGGATCAGATTCAAGGGCGGCGCCTCGTCATAGAGCCGCGCGGTCACGGACCTGCGATAGGTCTTGTAGCCTCCGGTCAGCAGCCAGACCGGCCAACCCACCTGGGAGAGGATGGTGGCCATGGCGTTGGATCTCTGGCCACCGCGCCAGCAATAGATCAGCGGCTGGAAGCTGGCAGGACGATCGGAGAGCGCCTCCTCCAGATGACGGGCGATATTGCGCGCCACTTGGGCCGCGCCGATGCGGCGGGCCAGGAACCGGGACTCCTGGACATAGATGGTCCCCACCTCCGCCCGTTCGGCATTGTCCAGGACCGGCAGGTTCTCGGCGCCGGGCATGTGGTCCTCGGCGAATTCCCCGGGGCTGCGAACGTCGATGACCGCGTCGAAGCGGGCGAGCGATGCGGCGTCGACCGCCTCGGTGAGCTGGATTCCCATGACCCACTGTTAGCACCGCGCTCGCGGCGGTGGCGAGGCTGGCCCGCCGCCTGGACGCGGACTAAGACGGAAGCAGCTTCATCTCCGTGAGATTCCCCATGCCCGACGCCGTCCGCCTGACCTCCCTGGCCCACGGCGGCGGCTGCGGCTGCAAGATCGCCCCGGCCGTACTGCAGGACATCCTGGCGCGGATGCCGGCGGCGGCCGCCTTCCCTAACCTGCTGGTGGGGACCGAGACCTCAGACGACGCGGCGGTCTGGCGGTTGAACGACACCCAGGCCCTGGTGGCCACCACCGACTTCTTCATGCCGGTGGTGGACGACCCCTTCGACTTCGGCCGGATCGCCGCCACCAACGCGCTGTCGGATATCTACGCCATGGGCGGCAAGCCGATCCTGGCCCTGGCCATCGTCGGCATGCCCATCGACAAGCTGGCGCCCGAGACCATCGGCCAGATCCTGGCCGGCGGGGCGTCGGTCTGTGCGGCGGCCGGCATTCCGGTGGCCGGCGGCCACTCCATTGACAGCGTCGAACCGATCTATGGCCTGGTCGCTCTGGGGCTCGTTCATCCCGACCGGGTGCTGAAGAACAGCGCCGCCAAACCCGGCGACGTCCTGATCCTCACCAAGGCCCTGGGAGTCGGCGTGCTGAGCGCGGCCTTCAAGCAGGAAAAGCTGGACGACGCAGGTTACGAAGCCCTGATCGCTTCCACCACCCAACTCAACGCGGTGGGCGAGGTCCTTGCGGCGCAGGACGGCGTCCACGCCATGACCGACGTCACCGGGTTTGGCCTGCTGGGCCACGCCCTGGAGATGGCGCGCGGCGCGGGGCTGACCGCCCATGTCGATCCCGACGGCGCCGCGATCCTGCCCGGCGTCGAGGCCCTGGCCCGCGCCGGGGTCCGTACCGGCGCCTCGGTGCGCAACTGGGCGAGCTACGGCGCGTCGGTCGAGGCGCCCGGCGACCTGGCGGACTGGAAGCGCGACCTGCTGTGCGACCCGCAAACCAGCGGCGGCCTGCTGATCGCCGTCGATCCCGCCGCGGTCGAGCGCGTTATGGCGCTGGTGAAGGGCGCGGGCTTTGGCCTCGCCACCGTGGTGGGACGGCTGGGCGCGCGCAACGGCCAGCCGCTGATCCTGGGTATCTAGGCGCCGTGGCGAAGAAGCTGAGAGGTGTGATCTTCGACGCCGACGGGGTGCTGCAGCATGCCGGGCCGTTCGCGACAGTGGATTGGGTGTGGAGCGCCCAGCAGCACCGGGACTTCGTCAGCGGCTTCTATCGCGCCGCCGCGCCGGAGGCCCTGGCCGATGTCGGCGCCTTCACAACCGCCTGCGAGCGCGCCTTGGCGCAGGCCGGCTGGCCGCACGACGCGGCGACCTATCTGGAGCGCTGGGCGCAGGAGAACGTCATTCCCGACCCGGCCATGCTGGAGGATGTGCGGCGGCTGCGGGCGGCCGGGATCGCCTGCTATCTCGGCTCCAACCAGGACGCCTTCTGGGCGGCTCACGTCGAGACCACCCTGGGCTACGGCGCGTTGCTGGACGGCCTGTTCATCTCCTGCCGCCTGGGCGTCGCCAAGCCGCAGGCGGCCTTCTTCGAGGCGATCCTGGCCCAGATCCCCTTCCCGCGCGAGGACCTGATCTTCTTCGACGACAAGGCCGCCAACGTGGAGGCGGCGCTGGCCTGCGGCCTGGAAGCCCGGCTGTTCACCAGCCGGGCGCGATACCTGCAGGATTTGGAGGAGCTGTACGGCCTGGAGTCGTGAGTCAGCGCGACGACCGGACCCTGAACGGCACCTTCCGCAAGCTCAATCCGACCTTCAGAGAGCGGCCTGAGTTGCGGGACCACTACGAGATCGACTGGGCTCGAGAGTATTTCCAGACCTGAGGGGACCCGGGGCATGCGCCTTGCGCATCGACCTCGACGGCATCACACCTGAACAGGCGTGAGCTTTGGACCTGACGACGGGGAGACGGGGCATGAGGCCGCTTGAGGCTGTTCTATTGCTGGTCCTGCTGGCCGGTTTCCTGGCAGGCGCCGTCCCCGCGATCCGGACCACCTGGCTCGCGCGGCGGGTTCCGCTGGCGGTGGCCCTGGCCGCCTCCGCTCAGGTGCTGGTGGAGGGCGCGCGCTGGCAGATGGCGCCAGCCTACGCCCTAGCCCTGGCCATGGTCCTGGTCTCGCGCCGAGGTTCGCCGGAGGGGGCTGCCGGCTGGCGGCGGGTCCTCGGCGAGGCCGCCGTGACCGGGCCGGCCGCCCTGGTCCTGGCGCTGGCCGCCGCCCTGCCCTTCGCTATTCCCGTTCCCCGCCTGCCTGCGCCGGACGGTCCCTATGGCGTGGGGACCGCGACCTATCACTGGATCGATACGGCGCGGCCGGAGATCTTCACCGCCGCCCCGGACGATCGGCGCGAGCTGATGGTCCAGGTCTGGTATCCGACGCGGCCGGGCCATACAGGGCGGCGCGCGCCCTATGTCGAGGACGGCGCGGCCCTGGCGCCGCTGGCCCGCCTGCTGCGCCTGCCGGGCTTCGTTCTCTCCCACCTACCGCTGATCCGCACCAGCGCCGTGGTGGACGCCCCGGCGGCGGCGGGACGCCCCTTTCCGGTCCTGCTGTTCTCCCACGGCCGCGCCGGGTTCCGGCAGCACAACACCTTCCAGGTCGAGCACCTGGTCTCCCACGGCTATGTGGTCGCCACCATCGACCACCCCTACGCGGCCAGCGGCGTGCGCTTTCCCGATGGCCGCACGGCGAGCTTCGACTTGCGATTGCAGGACCGGCGCTTCTTCGACCGGGTCATGCCCTATCTGGCCGAGGACGCCAGCTTCAGCCTCGACCAGCTCACCGAGGTGAATCGCGAGGACCCCAAAGGCCTGCTCACCGGCCGACTGGACCTGGCGCGCGCCGGCATGTTCGGCCTGTCCATGGGCGGGGTGATCACCGCCGAGACCTGCCTGCGGGACGCACGCTTCAAGGCCTGCCTGCCCATGGACGTCCACATGCCCGCCGACGTGGTTGCAGCCGGCCTGGCGCAGCCGACGATGTGGATCAGCCGCGACGCCGCCACCATGCGCCGGGAAGGCTGGGCGGAGGCCGATGTGATAGAGACCCAGACCACCATGCGTTCGGTGTTCGCCAGCCTTCGGGCGCCGGGCTATCTGGTGCTGGCGCCGGGCATGTACCACCAGGATCTGTCGGACTTCACGGCCCTGATCTGGCCGCCGCTCGGCCGCAGGCTGGGACTGTACGGCTCCCTGGACGGCGCACGCTCCCACGCCGTCATCAAGGCCTATTCCCTGGCCTTCTTCGACCGCCACCTGAAGGGCGAACCGGCGCCCCTGCTGGACGGGCCGTCGGCCGGCTATCCCGAAGTGATCTTCGCCCCTCGCTGAGGCGTCCTAGCCCTCGGTCCGCACGCGGGCCACCGCATCCAGCCAGCGGGCATAGGCGGCCTCCCGGCCGTGGCCATCCAGTTTGGGGTCGTGGCGTTCGGTGGCCGGACGGGCGGCGGCGGCGGCCTCCACCGTGGCGTAGACACCGACCCCCAGCCCCGCGAACAGGGCTGCGCCGAGCGCCGTGGTCTCCTGGTAGGTCGCGCGGCCCACCGGCACGCCGGTGAGGTCGGCCAGGCGCTGGCTGAACCAGGAGGAGCGCGACATGCCGCCATCGATGCGTATCTCCACCGCCTCGCCGAAAGCGTTCGGCGCGTCGGCGCGCATGGCCTCCACCAGGTCCCGGGTCTGCAGGGCGCAGGCGTCGAAGGCGGCCTGGGAGATTTCCGCCAGCGTGGTGTCGCGGGTCAGGCCGAACAGGGCGCCCCGCGCCTCGGCGTCCCACCAGGGCGCGCCCAGGCCGGTGAAGGCCGGTACCATGACCACGCCGTGGTCTTCCTTGGCGCTCTGGGCCAAGGCCTCGATGGCCGAGCCGCCCCCGGGGACGTTCAGGCCTTCATTGATCCATTGCAGGGCGGCGCCGGCGATGAAGATCGAGCCCTCCAGGGCATAGGTCGTCTTGCCGTTCAGACGGGCGGCCACCGTGGTCAGCAGCTTGGCCCGCGACAGGGGCGCGGCCTCACCGGTGTTGATCAGCATGAAACACCCGGTGCCATAGGTGGCCTTCATCTCGCCGGGCCGGATGCAGCCCTGCCCCATCAGGGCGGCCTGCTGGTCGCCCGCCACGCCACGGATCGGAATGGCGCGGCCCAGCAGGGCGGCGTCGGTCTGCCCATAGTCGGCGGCGCAGTCACGCACGTCGGGCAGCAGCGAGGCGGGCACGTCGAGCAGTTGGAGCAGTTCCTGCGACCAGCGCTGTTTCCTGATGTCGAACAACAGGGTGCGCGACGCATTTGTCGCGTCGGTGGCGTGCACCTTGCCCCCGGTCAGCTTCCAGATCACCCAAGTGTCCATGGTGCCCACCAGCAGCTCGCCGGCCTGGGCCCTGGCCCGCGCGCCGGGAACATCCCCCAGCAGCCAGGCGATCTTGGTGCCGGAGAAATAGGGGTCCAGCAGCAGGCCGGTGATCTCGGTGACCCGGGCCTCGTGGCCGGCGCGGCGCAGTTGCTCGCAGGTGGAGGCCGTACGGCGGTCCTGCCAGACGATGGCCCGGTGGATCGGTTCGCCGGTGGCCTTGTCCCAGATCACCACCGTCTCGCGCTGGTTGGTGATGCCGATGGCGGTGACGTCCTCGATGGGCCGGCCCGACGTCTCGATGGCCTCCTTCATCACCGCCACGCTGGTGGCGAAGATCTCGTTGGCGTCATGCTCCACCCAGCCGTCGGCCGGATAGAACTGCTCCAGCGGCCGCCCGGCCTCGGCGAGCGCGTGGCCCTGAGCGTCAAAGAGGATGGCCCGGGTGGAGGTGGTCCCCTGGTCCAAGGCCAGGATCAAAGGTTCGGCCATCACACCCCCCGTACAAACAAGCTGCGCCACGTCGCCACATTCGTGGTCAGTGGCCCGAGCCCCTTTGGGGCTCAGTTCCCTAAAATGAAAGCCTGGCGGACGCCAAAACCGGCTTCCACTTTTGGCTGCCAGGCTTTTGTAACCATGTTTTCATACCGTCCTGAGCAGAATCAGCCTGAACGATTCCGAGCTAAGGAAACGGGTTTGAGCGTCGCCGCCAAGACGGAAGAGATACTGGGTCTGGCCCGGAGCCGCGCGGTCCATGACCGCGAGCGCCTGCTGTTGGCCATTGTCGACCTGTGCGACGCCGGCGAGGGCGCCGAGGCGGTGATGAGTTCCGCCCCTGTCCAGGCCCTGCTCTCTTCCATCTTCATGAGCCTGGTGGTGGAGGCCGAACGCGACATCCGCAAACGGCTGGCCGAGAAACTGGCCACCGCCGCCTGGGCGCCCGCCGCCCTGATCAATGTGCTGGCCCTTGACGACATTGAGATCGCCCGGCCGATCATCTCATCCAGCCCGGTGCTCCAGGACCCGGACCTGGTGCGCCTGCTCACCGAGGCCACCATCGAGCACCAGATCGAGGTGGCGCGCCGTCCCAATCTCGGACCGCCGGTGGTCGCCGCCATTCTGCAGCAGAACGAACCAGCGGTGCTGACGGCGCTGGCGGGCAACCTCGCCGCCCAGATCGGCAAGCCCGAACTCACCGCCCTGGTTCAGGCCTCGCGGAGGATCGTGTCCCTGCGTTCGCCCTGCGCCCGCCATCCGGGCCTGACCGACGATCTGGCGCGCGAACTCTATGTCTGGGTCGGCCAGGCCCTGCGCCAGGCGCTCACCGCCCGCTTCCGCCTCGATCCGGAGGCCATGGACGCCGCCATCGCCGAATCGGTGCGCGAGGCCCATGGCGGGATCGTCTCCGAGCATCCGGAACAGCAGGAGGTCTGGCAGCGCGAGGGCGAGAAGGAAGAGATGGAGCGCCGGCTGCTGGCCAAACTCGACATCGCCGGCCAGCTCCGCCCCGGATACCTGCTGCGCGCCCTGCGCGAGAGCAAGCTGTCGCTATTCATCGGCGGCCTGGCGACCCTGGGCCGCTTCGATCCCGAACACGTGCGCCGCTCCGTCGATTCGGACCGACCCGAGCTCCTGGCCCTGGCCTGCGCCGCCGTCGGCATCGACCGCAGCGTCTTCCCCACCATCCTGGCCCTGGTCCGCGAGCTGAACGGCGGCAAGCCCGGCGGCGGCCAGGAGGGCGAACGCCGCGCCGTGGGCGCCTTTGGCCCCTTCGCGCCGGACATCGCCAACGCCGCCTTCCGCCAGGCGGCCGGCAGGGTTTGACAAGACCCGCGTTTCTCGCGCACCTCGCCCCATGTTCAAGGCTGAGCCCTTCGTGACCCGCCTCGCCTTCCTGGCCAGCGACCGCCCCGAGGCCCAGGAGGCCCGCATCGCCCTGATCGCCCGCTATGGCGAGGTCCCGCCGAACGAGGCCCAGGTGGTGGTGGCGCTGGGCGGCGACGGCTTCATGCTGGAAACCCTGCACGACCAGATGGGCGGCGGCCACAAGCCGATCTACGGCATGAACCGTGGCTCGGTCGGCTTCCTGATGAACGAGTACAGCGAGGACGGCTTGCTGGAGCGGATCAGCGTCGCCGAGAAAGCGGTGATCCACCCCCTGACCATGACCGCCGTCGACACCTATGGAAAGCCGCATAAGGCCTTGGCGATCAACGAGGTTTCCCTGCTGCGCCAGACGCGGCAGACCGCCAAGCTGCGCATCTCCATCGACGGCAAGGTGCGCCTGAACGAGCTATCCTGCGACGGCGCCATGGTGGCGACCCCGGCGGGGTCGACGGCCTACAACCTCTCGGCCCACGGGCCGATCATCCCGCTGGACGCCAAGGTCCTGGCGCTGACCCCCATCAGCGCGTTCCGGCCCCGGCGCTGGCGCGGCGCCCTGCTGGCCCACACCGCCAAGGTCAGCTTCGATATCCTGGAAGCCGACAAGCGGCCGGTCAGCGCCGTGGCCGACAACCTGGAGGTCCGCGACGTCCTTGAGGTCCATATCGCCGAGGACCGCGAGATCAGCATGTACATGCTGTTCGACGCCGGGCGCAGCCTCGAGGAACGCATGCTGGCCGAGCAATTCTCGGTTTAGGTTTTGGTCCGCCGCGGGCGCGGAACCATCCATCTCGTCGCACCCCCACCTCATGCGTTGTTAACGCCTACGATCTAGGTTTCTGTGGACGAAAGTGCAGGAGCCGAGTCGTGAGCCAAGAGAATTCCGGTCAGGTGATCCAGGTCCCCAACACCCTTCGCCTGAAGGTCGGCGGACGTTTTGGCGCCATCGATCCGGGCGCCATCGCCAAGGCCGAAGCCGCGCTGAAGAGCCTGTCTGGCAACTTCGCGCAGTGGCTCAATGACGAGGTCACCAAGCTCGAGGGCGCCCGCCAGCGCGTGAAGACCGAGGGCATGAGCCCCGAGACCATGGAATTCCTCTACTTGCGCGCCCATGACCTGAAGGGTCTGGGCACCACCTACGAATTCCCGCTGATCACCCGCATCGGCGCCTCTCTGTGCAAGCTGATCGACGACAAGGACAAGCGCATGCAGGCGCCCATAGCCCTGATCGACGCGCACATCGACGCCATCAAGGCCGCCGTCCGCGACGACATCAAGACCGATGAACATCCTGTGGGTAAGATTCTGATCGAAGCCCTGGAAGCCAAGGTCCGCGAGACCGGACTTTAGCATCCAATTGCTCCCCCTGCGGGGGAGCTGTCAGCCCGACGGGCTGACTGAGGGGGTTTGGGCGGCGCAGCCGTAACCCCCTCCACCGCCTGCGGCGGTCCCCCTCCCCCGGTGGGGGAGGAATTAGCTCACATCACATTGGCCAGCGGCTCAGCGACAACGCCGTAGCCCGCATCCACAGGCAGCGTTAGCACACGGCCTTCCGGGCGGTCCTCGATCTTCGGCAGGACGGTGACCAGGGTGCGGGCTTGCGCGCGGGCCACGCAGTCGGCGGCGCTGGTCGCCTCAGCCAGCAGCTGTACATTCATCCGCGTCGGAAAGATCACCTTGCGCTCGCCGGCTTCGGCCAACCGCAGCACCTCGGCGGGCTCGATCCATTCGGCGTCCACCGTCTCGCGCCCGTCGCAGGCGGCGAGCTGGTCGGCGGGCGCGAGCGCCGTATAGAACCAGGTGTCGAACCGCTTCGGCGTCAGGGGCGGGGTGATCCAGCGGGCGAAGATGGTGAGCGCGTGCAGGTCCAGCTTGGCGTCCAGCTCCTTCACCACATCCAGGAAGGCGGTCTCCCCGCGATCCACCGCCTGGCGCACGTCCAGCGGCGCGATCTGGTCGCCCATCGGTGAGCCGTCGGTATGGGCGGCCAGCAGGATACCCGCCTCCTCGAACACCTCGCGGATCGCCGCGATCCGCAGACCCCGTTGCTCGGCGTCGAAGTCGGAGAAGCCGAGGGTGTGATCGGCCCAGGCCGGATCATGATCGCCGGCGTGGGACTTGCCGCCCGGAAACACCAGGGCGCCTGAGGCGAAATCGATCTGGTGGTGGCGCTTGACCATCAACACCTCGAAGGCGGGGTCGTCGCGCAGCAGCAGGATGGTGGCGGCGGGCTTGATGTCCGCGTCGGGGGCGATCTCAGTCATGCCGGCAGCTTGAGCGCCACAGTCGCCGCGAACAAGCCCGCTGTTAGGCGCTTTCGGCCAGCCGCACGCTCTTGCGGGCCTCGTGGGAGATGCGGTCCATCTTTTCCAGCAGGTATTCGACGTCCTCGCGGGCGGCGTTGGCCGGCTGGGTGAGGAAGCGTTGCAGCATGCGCTCCTGGAACCGCTCGCGGTCCTTGGCGCCGCCGTCGAACTCCATGGAGTGGAAGGTGTCCACCCCGGCGCGGAAGGCCGGGAACAGGCGGGCGGGCAAGCCGGCCCGCTCATAGATGGCGCGCAGGCCCAGCGGCCCCGCGTCATGGATCATCAGCCAGGTGCGGTGGTGGGGCACGCTGGCGAGCTCAGCCAGGCTCCACTCGAAGAAGGTCATGTGCCCGTGGGCGAGCGACCGCAGCAGCAGCGAGGCGCTCAGGCGCTCATGCTTGCGCAGGTGGCTGACGAAGCTCTTCACGTCGGGTGCGCGGCCGGCCTGGTCCACCAGGTCGATGGTGGCCCGCTCCTTGGCGCCCATGGCGATCTCAAGGGCGAGTTCGGGCGACAGCGCGTGGTGGTTCAACAGGTGGTCGCGGACCTCCTCGCTCACCAGGTCGATCAGCTTCTCGGTCACCGCCATCGGCAGGGCGGCGCGATAGGCCACGGCGGCCAGGACCCGCTCGGACTTCTCGAAGCGTTCGATGACCTTGGCCAGCGCCCGGTCGGCGAAATCGGCGTTGTCGTTGGCGCAGGCGGCTTCCACCGCCCGCTCGACGCCATATTCGACGATGGCGTTGGTGACGGTCTGGGAGACGCGCGGGCGTTTGGCGATAACGACCTGGCGGACGGGACCGCCCAGGCGGACGATCTCGGCCAGGTCCTCATCGGTGAACACCGGCGACGACGACAACATCGGCAGGGCGATGCTCTCGACGTCCTTGGCCAGGCGCAGGGCGACGTCGCGCGGGACGATGGTGGAGTTCTTCAGAGTGACGGCCAGGGCCCGGCGGACCAGCTCGCCGGCGTCGGCGGCCATGACCCGCAGGATTTCCTGGGCCTGGACCCGTTCCTCGTCCGTAAGCTCGTAGCGGTCGATGTTCCGGCAAAGCTTGTGAGCCGCCACGGCCCGCTCGTCCGGCGTCGCGCCCTTCACCAGGGTGCGAATATCTTCGTCCGTCAGCGCCGCCCGCGTGGTCGCCATTCTTGCACCCGATCCCCGCCCCGGAATCACCGGAGTCCGTCACGGTTATAATGACTGGTTAGGCTTAATGATCGGTTGCCTGAGCGCGATCCGCTGAAGCTGTGGATTAACCCTGGCCGGTAACTTCGCGCCAACCCTGATCCACTACCTTGCGTGGCGATATCTCCCCCGAGGCGCCCCATGGCCACGACCCCAGATGATCGGACGGCCGAACCCCAGCGGGGCGGCCAATCGGCGACACAGCAGGCCTTGGAGGCCCAGACGGCCCTCCTGCCCTACGCGCTCGCGGTCTTCGCCGTCAGCCTTCCGGCCTATGTCTGGGCCGGCAGCCATGCGGTGAACGCGGTCTGGATGACCGGGACCTTCGCGATCTTCGCCGCCGCCTGGGGCGCCTTTTACGGCGTGGTGAACTGGCTGAAGGACCCCGAGGCCGCCAACAACACGGTAAAGCGTGGCCGGGTGCAGATTCTGTCGGCCCTGATCTGGGCATTGGCCGTGGCGCAGATCGCCGCCTTCTCCGATGGCGCGGGTCCCGCCCGCGAGCCGCTGCTGATGACCGCGCTGGCCGCCGCGGTGGTGATCATCTTCTTCGCCTCCCCCTGGCTGCCCAGCCTACTGATCGTCGGACCCGCCGCCGCCGCCGGTCCGCTGATCGCCCTGTTCTCGCGGCCGCAGGACAATGACCTGGCCAGCAACGCCTGGGGCGCCATCGCGCTCGCCATGGCGCTGGCCCTGATCCTCAACCGCATCCTGCGCCGCCAGTTCTCCATGGCCGCCGAGCGCGAGATCCTGATCGCCGAGCGGGCGGGCAAGGTCGAGGAGGCGCGGCGCCTGGCCCAGTCCAAGTCCGACCTGGTGGCCACCCTGAGCCACGAGATCCGCAACGGCCTGACCGGCGTGGCCCACGTCCTGGCCGCCGCCGCGGGCCGCAACGGCCGTGGCGCGCCGTCCCGCGAGCAGCTCACCGCGGCCCTCGACGCCGCCAACGACCTGATCGCGGTGCTCAACACCACGCTCGATTCCGAGACCGCCGAGGCCGGCCGCCTGTCGGTGGACACCCGCCCCTTCGACCCTGTGGCCCTGCTGCGCGACCTGGTGCTGCTGAACCGTCCCAACGCCTCGATGAAGGGGTTGGAGCTGACCCTGCATGTGCCGCCGGAGCTGGAGAGCGGCCATGCCGGCGCGGCCCTGGCCGACGCCCACCGGGCCCGACAGATCATCGCCAACCTGATCGGCAACGCCGTGAAGTTCTCCGTCCGTGGCCGCGTCGAGGCTCGCCTGGAGATCACCGCCGCCGGCCGCCTGGCCATCGAAATCGC
The sequence above is drawn from the Phenylobacterium glaciei genome and encodes:
- a CDS encoding DUF2336 domain-containing protein — protein: MATTRAALTDEDIRTLVKGATPDERAVAAHKLCRNIDRYELTDEERVQAQEILRVMAADAGELVRRALAVTLKNSTIVPRDVALRLAKDVESIALPMLSSSPVFTDEDLAEIVRLGGPVRQVVIAKRPRVSQTVTNAIVEYGVERAVEAACANDNADFADRALAKVIERFEKSERVLAAVAYRAALPMAVTEKLIDLVSEEVRDHLLNHHALSPELALEIAMGAKERATIDLVDQAGRAPDVKSFVSHLRKHERLSASLLLRSLAHGHMTFFEWSLAELASVPHHRTWLMIHDAGPLGLRAIYERAGLPARLFPAFRAGVDTFHSMEFDGGAKDRERFQERMLQRFLTQPANAAREDVEYLLEKMDRISHEARKSVRLAESA
- the mnmH gene encoding tRNA 2-selenouridine(34) synthase MnmH — protein: MGIQLTEAVDAASLARFDAVIDVRSPGEFAEDHMPGAENLPVLDNAERAEVGTIYVQESRFLARRIGAAQVARNIARHLEEALSDRPASFQPLIYCWRGGQRSNAMATILSQVGWPVWLLTGGYKTYRRSVTARLYDEAPPLNLILLDGHTGSAKTEILARLMEQGVQTLDLEGLASHRGSLFGAVAGRPQPSQKLFESRLLAELDKLDTSRPIVVEAESSKIGDRMTPPAVWKAMQTAPRIEIQAPREARARYLVEAYRDVIDDRAELEAAFSRLPAYPGQKRLENWRSLADAGEFEELAAALMEHHYDPAYDRSARKDERPRLGVIELPSLDAAGQDAAVTEIRRLASI
- the glpK gene encoding glycerol kinase GlpK, whose amino-acid sequence is MAEPLILALDQGTTSTRAILFDAQGHALAEAGRPLEQFYPADGWVEHDANEIFATSVAVMKEAIETSGRPIEDVTAIGITNQRETVVIWDKATGEPIHRAIVWQDRRTASTCEQLRRAGHEARVTEITGLLLDPYFSGTKIAWLLGDVPGARARAQAGELLVGTMDTWVIWKLTGGKVHATDATNASRTLLFDIRKQRWSQELLQLLDVPASLLPDVRDCAADYGQTDAALLGRAIPIRGVAGDQQAALMGQGCIRPGEMKATYGTGCFMLINTGEAAPLSRAKLLTTVAARLNGKTTYALEGSIFIAGAALQWINEGLNVPGGGSAIEALAQSAKEDHGVVMVPAFTGLGAPWWDAEARGALFGLTRDTTLAEISQAAFDACALQTRDLVEAMRADAPNAFGEAVEIRIDGGMSRSSWFSQRLADLTGVPVGRATYQETTALGAALFAGLGVGVYATVEAAAAARPATERHDPKLDGHGREAAYARWLDAVARVRTEG
- a CDS encoding DUF2336 domain-containing protein; amino-acid sequence: MSVAAKTEEILGLARSRAVHDRERLLLAIVDLCDAGEGAEAVMSSAPVQALLSSIFMSLVVEAERDIRKRLAEKLATAAWAPAALINVLALDDIEIARPIISSSPVLQDPDLVRLLTEATIEHQIEVARRPNLGPPVVAAILQQNEPAVLTALAGNLAAQIGKPELTALVQASRRIVSLRSPCARHPGLTDDLARELYVWVGQALRQALTARFRLDPEAMDAAIAESVREAHGGIVSEHPEQQEVWQREGEKEEMERRLLAKLDIAGQLRPGYLLRALRESKLSLFIGGLATLGRFDPEHVRRSVDSDRPELLALACAAVGIDRSVFPTILALVRELNGGKPGGGQEGERRAVGAFGPFAPDIANAAFRQAAGRV
- a CDS encoding NUDIX hydrolase, whose amino-acid sequence is MTEIAPDADIKPAATILLLRDDPAFEVLMVKRHHQIDFASGALVFPGGKSHAGDHDPAWADHTLGFSDFDAEQRGLRIAAIREVFEEAGILLAAHTDGSPMGDQIAPLDVRQAVDRGETAFLDVVKELDAKLDLHALTIFARWITPPLTPKRFDTWFYTALAPADQLAACDGRETVDAEWIEPAEVLRLAEAGERKVIFPTRMNVQLLAEATSAADCVARAQARTLVTVLPKIEDRPEGRVLTLPVDAGYGVVAEPLANVM
- a CDS encoding alpha/beta hydrolase family protein; its protein translation is MRPLEAVLLLVLLAGFLAGAVPAIRTTWLARRVPLAVALAASAQVLVEGARWQMAPAYALALAMVLVSRRGSPEGAAGWRRVLGEAAVTGPAALVLALAAALPFAIPVPRLPAPDGPYGVGTATYHWIDTARPEIFTAAPDDRRELMVQVWYPTRPGHTGRRAPYVEDGAALAPLARLLRLPGFVLSHLPLIRTSAVVDAPAAAGRPFPVLLFSHGRAGFRQHNTFQVEHLVSHGYVVATIDHPYAASGVRFPDGRTASFDLRLQDRRFFDRVMPYLAEDASFSLDQLTEVNREDPKGLLTGRLDLARAGMFGLSMGGVITAETCLRDARFKACLPMDVHMPADVVAAGLAQPTMWISRDAATMRREGWAEADVIETQTTMRSVFASLRAPGYLVLAPGMYHQDLSDFTALIWPPLGRRLGLYGSLDGARSHAVIKAYSLAFFDRHLKGEPAPLLDGPSAGYPEVIFAPR
- a CDS encoding NAD kinase, whose product is MFKAEPFVTRLAFLASDRPEAQEARIALIARYGEVPPNEAQVVVALGGDGFMLETLHDQMGGGHKPIYGMNRGSVGFLMNEYSEDGLLERISVAEKAVIHPLTMTAVDTYGKPHKALAINEVSLLRQTRQTAKLRISIDGKVRLNELSCDGAMVATPAGSTAYNLSAHGPIIPLDAKVLALTPISAFRPRRWRGALLAHTAKVSFDILEADKRPVSAVADNLEVRDVLEVHIAEDREISMYMLFDAGRSLEERMLAEQFSV
- the selD gene encoding selenide, water dikinase SelD, whose translation is MPDAVRLTSLAHGGGCGCKIAPAVLQDILARMPAAAAFPNLLVGTETSDDAAVWRLNDTQALVATTDFFMPVVDDPFDFGRIAATNALSDIYAMGGKPILALAIVGMPIDKLAPETIGQILAGGASVCAAAGIPVAGGHSIDSVEPIYGLVALGLVHPDRVLKNSAAKPGDVLILTKALGVGVLSAAFKQEKLDDAGYEALIASTTQLNAVGEVLAAQDGVHAMTDVTGFGLLGHALEMARGAGLTAHVDPDGAAILPGVEALARAGVRTGASVRNWASYGASVEAPGDLADWKRDLLCDPQTSGGLLIAVDPAAVERVMALVKGAGFGLATVVGRLGARNGQPLILGI
- a CDS encoding HAD-IA family hydrolase, coding for MAKKLRGVIFDADGVLQHAGPFATVDWVWSAQQHRDFVSGFYRAAAPEALADVGAFTTACERALAQAGWPHDAATYLERWAQENVIPDPAMLEDVRRLRAAGIACYLGSNQDAFWAAHVETTLGYGALLDGLFISCRLGVAKPQAAFFEAILAQIPFPREDLIFFDDKAANVEAALACGLEARLFTSRARYLQDLEELYGLES
- a CDS encoding Hpt domain-containing protein; its protein translation is MSQENSGQVIQVPNTLRLKVGGRFGAIDPGAIAKAEAALKSLSGNFAQWLNDEVTKLEGARQRVKTEGMSPETMEFLYLRAHDLKGLGTTYEFPLITRIGASLCKLIDDKDKRMQAPIALIDAHIDAIKAAVRDDIKTDEHPVGKILIEALEAKVRETGL